A part of Patescibacteria group bacterium genomic DNA contains:
- a CDS encoding DUF1289 domain-containing protein, which produces MSVSRPRNTPCIGKCSHNVGDDLCKGCKRTIEEVCDWNRYSPDKKIQIMEELKVRDPATFIIPVRIFD; this is translated from the coding sequence GTGAGTGTAAGTCGCCCACGCAATACCCCTTGCATCGGTAAATGTTCGCACAACGTTGGCGATGACTTGTGCAAGGGGTGCAAAAGAACAATTGAAGAAGTCTGCGACTGGAATCGTTACAGTCCTGATAAAAAGATTCAGATAATGGAAGAACTTAAAGTGCGTGATCCGGCGACATTCATAATCCCGGTACGCATATTTGACTGA